A window from Solanum stenotomum isolate F172 chromosome 5, ASM1918654v1, whole genome shotgun sequence encodes these proteins:
- the LOC125866208 gene encoding uncharacterized protein LOC125866208, translated as MDSSNLTSLPEEGSEETHNSHNLPSAFSSAPTRPPIQTSSQKYAPSDWSGYFDQEDDIQIPDSDDVFHVYMAGTEGPVIFCLHGGGYSGLSFALAASKIKEKARIVAMDLRGHGKTSTQNDVDLSIERLCSDVFSVLKTMYGDAPPAIVLVGHSMGGAVAVHVAAKKSLPSLAGLVVVDVVEGTAMASLIHMQKILSNRMQHFSTPEKAIEWSIKSGSLRNIDSACVSIPSTLKYDDSKKCYTHRARLEETEQFWKGWYELFFLLIQSRSFIYPDILCYFKNH; from the exons ATGGATTCATCAAACCTTACATCACTTCCAGAAGAAGGCTCAGAAGAAACCCATAATTCCCACAATCTCCCTTCTGCCTTTTCTTCTGCCCCTACTCGCCCTCCCATTCA GACTTCTTCACAGAAATATGCACCTTCAGACTGGTCAGGTTATTTCGATCAAGAGGATGACATTCAGATCCCAGATTCAGATGAT GTATTTCATGTTTATATGGCAGGGACAGAAGGGCCTGTTATTTTTTGCCTGCATGGTGGTGGTTATTCTGG GCTCTCATTTGCATTGGCAGCAAGCAAAATTAAGGAGAAAGCTAGGATAGTGGCCATGGATCTAAGAGGACATGGAAAGACATCTACACAAAATGATGTAGATTTGTCTATTGAG AGGCTATGCAGTGATGTGTTTTCTGTTTTGAAGACCATGTACGGAGATGCTCCGCCTGCAATTGTGCTTGTTGGCCACAG TATGGGAGGTGCAGTTGCAGTTCATGTTGCTGCAAAGAAATCACTTCCAAGTTTGGCTGGCTTGGTAGTTGTGGATGTTGTTGAG GGTACAGCAATGGCATCATTGATTCATATGCAGAAGATACTATCGAACAGAATGCAGCATTTCTCGACCCCTGAAAAAGCG ATTGAATGGAGTATCAAATCAGGCTCTTTGAGAAATATTGACTCTGCCTGTGTATCAATCCCCAGCACATTGAAATATGATGACTCAAAAAAATG TTATACGCATAGAGCAAGACTTGAAGAAACTGAACAGTTTTGGAAAGGGTGGTATGAGCTATTCTTTCTGCTTATCCAGTCTAGATCTTTTATATATCCTGACATATTGTGCTACTTCAAAAATCACTGA